In the bacterium genome, one interval contains:
- a CDS encoding MgtC/SapB family protein, protein MFFGNTFMGSYELPILIKLLLAALAGGLVGLERETHGRPAGMRTNLLVSVGACTMTIISEAFCSLRSLILTLKRTAISP, encoded by the coding sequence ATGTTTTTCGGTAACACCTTCATGGGGAGCTACGAACTGCCCATCCTGATCAAACTTCTCCTTGCCGCCCTGGCAGGCGGTCTTGTGGGCCTGGAGAGGGAAACCCACGGCCGTCCGGCGGGGATGCGCACCAACCTCCTCGTCTCGGTGGGTGCCTGCACGATGACGATCATCTCGGAGGCCTTCTGTTCATTAAGAAGCTTGATCCTTACGTTAAAAAGGACCGCTATCTCACCGTAA